The following are encoded together in the Desulfovibrio litoralis DSM 11393 genome:
- a CDS encoding tetratricopeptide repeat protein, which yields MRYINLITICVVLMLSLTACQTQKTQQNQQAKVDGFNIKYIKKTSWTKNKELDSAYYSYVTGNFNDSFKRFEALSKTKEKKTAAEASAMLARSYEQQRGVEPKDSETNLLFEKVKKMYESLKVKNSPVANIYQKMFFKTEINDNDIKELSLLAESGHIPAKNLLGVIKEKSGDYCSAFKNFEQASLAGYIPAFYNLSRYYANGLCIEKNLVKAQELETRAYKMGYNISK from the coding sequence ATGAGATATATTAATTTAATTACAATCTGTGTTGTGTTGATGTTGAGTTTAACGGCTTGTCAAACTCAAAAAACTCAACAAAATCAACAAGCTAAAGTTGATGGCTTTAATATTAAATATATTAAAAAAACAAGTTGGACTAAAAACAAAGAACTTGATTCAGCTTATTATTCTTATGTAACAGGTAATTTTAACGATTCTTTTAAGCGTTTTGAAGCTTTATCAAAAACAAAAGAAAAAAAAACGGCTGCCGAAGCTTCCGCTATGCTTGCTCGCTCTTATGAACAACAAAGAGGGGTTGAGCCAAAAGATTCCGAAACCAATCTTTTGTTTGAAAAAGTAAAAAAAATGTATGAAAGTTTGAAAGTAAAAAACAGCCCTGTTGCCAATATTTATCAAAAAATGTTTTTTAAAACAGAAATAAACGATAATGATATAAAAGAATTATCTTTATTAGCAGAGAGCGGACATATTCCGGCTAAAAATCTTTTAGGTGTAATTAAAGAAAAAAGCGGAGATTACTGTTCTGCTTTTAAAAACTTTGAACAAGCAAGTTTGGCGGGTTATATTCCTGCTTTTTATAATTTGTCCCGTTATTATGCCAATGGTCTTTGTATTGAAAAAAATTTAGTTAAAGCACAAGAATTAGAAACAAGAGCCTATAAAATGGGTTATAACATAAGCAAATAG